A genomic stretch from Candidatus Brocadiaceae bacterium includes:
- the corA gene encoding magnesium/cobalt transporter CorA, producing the protein MFKHIKKRSKKAGSPPGTLIHVGEKKAETVKIYVFDYDEKHCTEKGIHRIEDCFPLKDTPTVTWINISGLHQIDIIEQAGKHFGLHSLLLEDILNTDQRPKIEDFGKYLFIVIRMLFYNNGKNEIESEQMSFIIGPQYVISFQEKEGDIFDSVRERIRNGKGKIRKGSTDYLVYTLIDAIVDHYFIILEKTGEKIDKLEENLLTNPMPEALQTIHTIKREMIFMRRSVWPLREVIRIFERAESPLIKETTVIYLRDVYDHTIQIIDTIETFRDIVSGMLDIYLSSISNKMNEVMKMLTIIATIFIPLTFIAGVYGMNFKYLPELEWKWGYFAILSVMGIVGVSMIAYFKRKKWL; encoded by the coding sequence ATGTTTAAACACATAAAAAAGAGATCCAAAAAAGCCGGTTCTCCACCGGGAACCCTTATTCATGTCGGAGAAAAGAAAGCGGAAACGGTAAAGATTTACGTTTTCGATTATGATGAAAAGCATTGCACGGAAAAAGGAATACACCGGATTGAGGATTGTTTCCCGCTGAAAGACACTCCGACGGTAACATGGATTAACATAAGCGGTCTTCATCAGATAGACATCATAGAACAAGCGGGAAAGCATTTTGGATTGCATTCCCTTCTCCTCGAAGACATTTTAAATACCGATCAGCGTCCTAAGATAGAAGATTTTGGTAAGTATCTGTTTATTGTTATAAGAATGCTTTTTTATAATAATGGGAAAAATGAAATAGAATCAGAACAGATGAGTTTTATCATTGGTCCCCAATATGTGATCTCTTTTCAGGAAAAAGAAGGAGATATCTTTGATTCCGTTCGGGAGCGGATCAGAAACGGGAAAGGAAAAATAAGAAAAGGAAGTACCGATTATCTTGTATATACGTTAATCGATGCAATTGTTGATCATTATTTTATTATTCTTGAAAAAACCGGAGAAAAAATCGACAAGCTAGAGGAAAATTTATTGACAAATCCAATGCCGGAAGCATTGCAGACAATTCACACCATAAAAAGAGAGATGATTTTTATGCGAAGGTCCGTATGGCCGTTGAGAGAAGTTATAAGAATTTTTGAAAGAGCTGAATCTCCGCTGATAAAAGAGACGACCGTCATTTATCTTCGGGATGTTTACGACCATACCATTCAAATAATAGACACAATTGAAACTTTTCGGGACATTGTTTCAGGCATGCTGGATATCTATCTTTCAAGTATCAGCAATAAGATGAATGAAGTAATGAAGATGCTCACCATTATTGCCACCATATTTATCCCTCTTACCTTCATCGCAGGTGTTTATGGTATGAATTTCAAATACCTGCCAGAACTTGAGTGGAAATGGGGATATTTTGCCATTTTATCGGTAATGGGCATTGTGGGAGTTTCAATGATTGCTTACTTTAAAAGGAAAAAATGGCTATAA